In Thermococcus profundus, the genomic stretch GTAGTAAGTCTTAATCCCGGCATCGTTAAGCTTCCCCTCGATGTGGGACAGGACCTCCTTGGTGTAGCCCGTGGGGGAGGGTATTTCCAGTATCTCCTTCAAAATCTCGACGACGCGCTCCATGATGACCACCGTTCAAAAATTGTTCGAAGGGTTGAAAAGGGAATCGGTTAGAAACCGATGGCCCTGAGGGTTGTGAAGAAGACGAGAGTGATGAGCGTCAGAACCACGGTAACCCCAATCCCCTCCTCTGCCTTCAGCTTATAGTGGGCCAGGATGACGTTCGCCATTATGGCCGGCGGCATCGCTGACTCCACCAGGACGGCGTAGTAGACATCTCCAGCGCCCTTCAGGGTCAGGAAGACGAAGATGAACGGGAGGACGTTCCTGAAGAGACCGACCTCGACGAGGTGCCTCAGCCTGAACTCGCGGAGGTCTATTATCGATCCGAAGTAAACCAGCAGGAGCGGGATGCTCCACCAGCCGACTTCCTTCACTGGGTTCAGGAGCCACGCCGGGAGCCGCACACCAGCGAGGACTAGGGCCAGCGCCAGAAGGTTTGCGGCCGTTGGAGGGAACTTAAGGGCCCTGACCAGGCTGTTCTTCACCGAGGCCCGGCCGCTTGAATAGTGAGCCGCTATGAACGTCGCTAGCGGGAGAACGATGAGGCTGTTGGTGGTGGAGTAGAGTATCGCGGGCGTTATGTCGTCCAGGAAGAGGCTCGCTATGGGGAAGCCCATCGCCGCGGTGTTCGGGTAAGTTGAGAGTATCATGAGCGCCCCGCGCCAGTTGTCGTCTTTTACAAAGCTTCTCGCGTAGATGTAAGACATGCCAAGGCTCAGGGTTATGATGAGGACGACGTAGATGAAAACGAGCCGTATGCTCAGGAGGTAGCCCAAATCCTTGCTCGCCACGTTGCCGAAGACGAAGAGTGTGAGCAGTATCCTGGTTGAGAAGACGTTGAGCCACTGGAAGGGCCTTTCGTCCCGGACCAGCCACTTCAGGACGCACCCAACGGCTATTACGGCGAGCATCTCGTAGATGTTCATGGTGAGAGCTCGGGCTTAGCGTTTAAAAGTCTGTCGAGTATGTCCGAAAAATAAAAAAGAGAAAACGGAGAGGGGGCTCACTCCTTCTTCTCAACCCTGTGCAGGGGCCACCAGGCTTTCTCCCCAAAGAGGGCCATTGTGGCCGGTCCTATGAAGTACACCGCCAGCGTTGCCGTTAGGAGGACGCCGAGGGCCAGTGCAAAGCCTATCTCCCTGATGCCCCACGTTGCACCGGTCATCAGTGAGCCGTAGGTAGCCGTGAGCACGGCCGCTAGACCTACCACTAGAGTGTCCATGGTTCCCGCCGCGACTATCAGGGCATCCTCGGGCTTTCTCCTCTCGAACTCATCCCTGGCCTTCACGAGGTAGAAGCTGTTGTAGTCGATGCCGACACCCATCAGCACGATGAAGACCATCAGCGGCAGGAACCACATGACCTGCTGTCCGAAGACCCTCTCGAAGAGCCAGCTCGATATCGTTATGCTGAGGAGAACTCCAGTGGCTATCGTGCCCATAGTTGCTATGACCGCCGGCAGGCCCCTGAGCGTCGGTATGAGCGACAGGAACATCAGGAGGAGCGCCACTGGGAATATCCTGTGCCAGAAGACGTCGTTGATGAGGTTGCTGAGGTCGAGAGCTAGAGCCGTGTTCCCCCCGACCATTTCACCGGCGATACTTCCGGAGTCCTTCTCTCCCTTTACGATGTCCCTTATCTCCCTGACCATCTCCTTTGAGCGCTCGTCAGTGGCGCTGTACTTTCCAACGACCTGGATGAGAACCTTGTTCTCCTTCTCGGAGAGATAGCGGTCTCCGCCAAGAGATTTCAGGGTTTCGATGTCGCTGGTGTTGATGGCCTTCCCGTAGGGCATGGTGAAGGTGTAGACGTGCTGAACCCCTTTTACCCCGGCTATCTTTTCCGCTATCGAGTTTATCTCCGCCAGATCATCCGCGCTGATCCTGTGGCCGAGGTCGAGGACGACGTAAGTCGGTGAGCTGACCCCAGCTCCGACGGTTTTGTCGCTCAGGTCAAGGAAGTGGTACGTCTCGCTGTCCTTGGGGATGAAGAGCTTGACGTCGTGGGTTCCGTGGAAGTTGGTGAAGTTGTACGCCGCCGGAACTGCTATGAGAAGGGCTATTATCGTGACGACCTTGGCGTGCTTTACCGCCCATTCAGCTATTCTGCTCCTCTCGTGGAGGTCAACGTTTCCGATGTGGTGCTCGATGTGCCTTGGCCACCAGAATATCGGCTTGTCCCCTATCAGGACGGTTATCGCGGGGATGAAGGTCAGGCTCGCGAGGAGGACTATGATGACGGCCAGGGGCGCTATTACGCCCATCGTCTTGAATATTGGGAACTCCCAGGCGAGGACAAAGCTGGCGAAGGCTATGATGTCCGTTGATGCGCTCGCCAAAACTGCATCCTTAGCCCTCTTTAGGGCCTCGCTCGCGGCCCCGTCGTGGTCGTAGCCTTCAGCCAGGTACTCCTTGAAGCGGTGGAGGTAGTAGGTTGAGTAGTCTATACCGAGACCGAGGGCGGTGGTTACCGTGAGCATCTGGGCCCAGCTTCCAACGTCGAGGATGTCTCCCCTGGCGAGCAGGTAGAGCATTCCAAGGGCGGTCAGGGTAGAGGTCGCAACGCCCGTGAACGGCAGGAGCGTCGCGAGGAGGGCCACCCCCATCAGGATCAGGAGCACGAGCAGGGCACCAGCCACGCTGAACTTCGTGGTCTTGTCGTTGTCCTCCTTTCCGTACTTGATGGCCTCGTAGGTCTGTATCGGGGTTCCCGTGACGTAGGCCTCGACTTCCTTGAAGTCCTTTCCGAACTCCTTCAGGGCCAGTTCCTTGACCTTGAGAGAGCTCTCGTACTGCGCTTTGCTGGCCTTTTCCAGGTCGCTGATCCCCTCGCCGCCCTTCGGGGTGAAGAGTATCAGCATCGTCCTGTTGTCCTTGCTCTTCAGCATTTCTATGTAGTCCCTGGCGTTTTCGTAGAGCTTGGAGTAGAGATCGTCCGAGAGGGGTTTGACTTCGTCCTCGGTTATGGAATCTGGATCGTCCAGGTGCTTCATGGAGATATCGATAACGAGGCCCGCGTCGAGATCCTCCGTCACCGGGTTGTCCTTGAGGTTCTCGGATATTATTTCGAGTGCTTTTTCCCTTACGAGGGCCTCTGTTCTGCTCTCATCAATCGGGTATTCCGAGGCCACACTCTCGGCTATCTCAATGACCTTTCCCTTCACATCCTTGGGGAGGTTCCTCTCCTTCATCTCCTCCTCAACGCCCTCAAGGAAGAGGGCCCTGGCGATCTCACCTGGGGATGAGCCCTCGTAGAGCCTTTCAACCACTTCCTCGATGGTCCAGTTCCCGGGCAGATCGACGTTTCCCGCCAGGCTGACCACGACCTCAACGGTGGCGTTCTCAATTCCCTCTCCCCTTGCGAGGCCTTGGGGGTTGCTTAAAGCCGCGTTTAATATCTCCTCCGCCGTTTTCTCGGAATCACCAATACCTTTCTCCTCCAGCTTTTCGATGAGGCCGCTCAGCAGGATCTCTCTGGTCACTCTTTCGAGCTTCTCCGCGTCTCCCCCGCTCTCATAGATCTCCCTCAGGTACTTTTCGTCTATTACAACTCCTTCCTCCGCGAACGCTTTCTCCGCCGCTTCTATGGTCGCTTCCTCAAGGGAGGTCTCGTTTTTGGCAATGCCCTCCGCAACGTTCACAATGACATTGGCGAGTTTGGCCGGGTCTTTGACTTTTCCCTCCAGCCTCTTTGAGACCTCTTCAGCGAGCACCTCTCTGGTCACGGTCTCGGGATTCTTCCCCTCGTAGAGCTCCCGGAGGTATTTCTCGTTCAGGAAGACGCCCCTTTGGGTAAGGATGCCTTTGATGATTTCGATGGTGGCGTCCTCGAGCTCTTCAGCACTCGTTGAGATTCCCGGATTGGAGGCGGCGGTGTCGACTATTATCCCGGCCATTCCCTCGGGGTTCTCAGTCCCTTTCTCTGCCAGCTCTTCGGCTACGGCTTTTCTGAGCACCGCCTTTGCCACCTCTGAGATCCTGGCTTCGTCACCACCGCTCTCGTAGACCTCCCTCAGGAGGGACTTGTCCGTGGGAACGTTCTCCTCCTTTAGAATGGCCGCTGTGGCCTCGATGGTTGCGTTTTCGAGGAGGGCGCCGTTTGAAGTGAGGATCCCCTCCGCGTTGGGGTCGTATGTCATGGTCGCGTTGACTACGATGGGTGCAATTGACTTGGCCTCGTTTCCAACCTCCTCCATAAGTCCCTCTTCGAGGAGGGTTCTTTCGAGATCTTTCGTCGGACCTTTCCTGAGGAGCCCGGTGAGAACCGCCTTTGGGTCGGGAAGCTTGAGGAGCGGACTATCAGGCTGGGTCTTTGAGAGGTACTCCATGGCAAACTCAGCTGTCTCTTCCTCGACGGCTTTGGGAGTGGGATTGGGGCCCAGGGAGATGGAGACGTTGACCAGGAGTGAGAGGGTCTCCGAGTTTATCTCCCCGAAGCCGGGAACGGTCATGCTCTCCCCGCTGGCCGCTATCACCTCGGGGGTGTTTTCAAGGGCGGCTGTGGCCAGCTGGGAGGAAACCCTGGGTAAGAGATCCTCCGGAAGTTCTTGGACAGCGTAGGGGCTTCCGTGTGTTCTATCAAAACCCTCAACTGCAAGGTAGAAAGCGTAGGCGTAGGCTTCGGCCAGCTTTCTCTCGCCTGGATCGCTGAGGGTGGAGAGCACTATCCCTGAGGTAACGTTTGCAAGGGCGCCGTCCGTTACACCGGCGCTTCCGTAGTGGGAGTAGATCTGGCTGGTCGCGTTGAAGACGGCGTAAACGAACTCCACAGAAGTTCCGGTTGCGTTGGCAACGGCCTCGGCGGTGGTGGGATCGAGGGATCCGCTGGAGTAAACCCCTGCCGTGGTGAGGGCCCTGTAGACACCCACCGTGCCAGCGTAGGCCCTTCCGTAGGTTTCGTTGAGGGCGTAGAGGCCCCTGTTTATCTCCCATATTGTGGCGTTGAGGGCCTTAAGGGTCTCGCTTGTCCTGCTCAGGTTCTCGTGAAGCACAACGTAGGCCGCGTCGGTCGAGTTGATTGCCGTGCTGAGGTTTGCCATTTTGCCGTACAGGAGGGTCAGGTTCTCCATCAGCTCGGAGTAGACCTGGGCAGTCTGGTTCAGGGCGCTGGAGAGCTCGATCATCTGAGCTTGGAGTTGGGTCAAGTTGTAGCTGAGCTCGACGTAAGCGCCGGAGGTCTGGTTGATCGCATTCTGGAGTTCAATCATCTTACCGTATGCCTCTGTGAGGTTCTCCCTTAGTTCAAGGTACACCTTCGCCGTCTCCTGGATAGCTTCTTTCGTGTCGCTGATGCTCGCCGCGAGGTCGCTCATGTTCCTGAGAATGGTTCCGTAGGTTTCGTTCATCTCAACCGTCGTGTTGTAGAGCGAGGAGGTCAGATTGGCCGCGATCAACGTTACGTTCAGCGCCACTTCATCGGACTTGTTCCTGAGCAGATCAACGGCGTCGTAGTAGCTGGTGAAGTTGCTCCCGTACGTTTCTGCCTTGCCCTTGAGCCTCTCGTAGGCTTCCCTGGCCCTCGGATCGTTCACGTCTATACCAGTTACTATCATGTACGTCTGGTTCGTGCTCTGGGAGAAGCTCGGGAACTCCCTCTCGAGGGTGTGCTGAACCTTCACCGACTCAACATCGTTCGGAAGGAACTGGTCCATGCTGTAGTTGGTTACATCATGGAGCCTGCTTGCGAGCGGTATCGAGAGGAGTACCGCTATTATCCAGACGGCCACTATAGCCTTCGCGTGCTTTACAATCCACTCGTTCCACGCCATATCCACCACCAATGTCGCTTTTCAACATGGTGTTTCTTAACATGTCGAAATCCGACATGTCGTTTGGAGAAGCCTTTATAAACCTTTTGCCCGAAGTTTGGAACAAAGGTGGTGAAAGATGAGCGAAGACGTTGAACGACGAATAATAAAGGGTCTGTTTACGGTGCCTCTGAAGGACATAATACTTGTTATAGTTGGCCTTAAGGGTGAGGCCCACGGCTACGAGATACTCAAGGAGCTGGAGAAGCTTGCGATAGGTCTGTGGAAGCCCAGCCACAGCAACCTCTACACGATCCTCAACAAAATGGTCGAGGAAGGCCTGCTGGAGCCTAGGGAAGAATACCGGGGAAAGGTCAGGAGGGTGAAGTACAGCCTCACCCCCAAGGGATTGGAGTATTTGAAGGTCTCCAACGATCTGGCTTTGAGGGTTCTGTACACGGCCGTGAACTATCACGAAGCCCTCAAGCGGAAGCTGGATACTCTCGGTGAGAAGAGGGAGATGGACAAGGAGGCCGTCAGGGAGTACCTCGAACTGCTGAAGAGCATACGGGACATTCTGGACGAGGAGATAAAGACGATAGAGGAAAAGCTCTCCTAATGCCTCCCCTTTTTTGCCTTTTCCGGATTCCTGCGTTTCTGGTGGGGTTCCGTTCCTCCCCAGTGTCTCGGATGATTGGGGTCTCGGGCTTTAACTCCGGACCGATAAACTTTTATATACCTACAGCACTAGTTGAGTACAGAAAAGTGTACTACAAAAATCTGTACCTGGTGGTAGCATGGACGATTTGAAGGCCCAGCTCGAGGAGCTGAAGAAGAGGCTGGAGGTGCTTGAGGAGAACATCGACCCAGTTGACGAGGTCATGCTCTCCATAAAGGCCCGTCTGAAAAAGCGGCTTGAGGGTGGGGTTCTGCCTGAGATAGACGAAGAGAAAGCCGCCAAGACCCTGAAGGCCCTCGCCAACCCCGACAGGATAAGGATCCTGAAGATGCTCGCCGAGAGACCGATGGGCTTCAAGGAGATGAAGGAGATCCTGGGTGTCGAGAGCCCAACCGTTTCTCACCACCTCAAGCTCCTCGTCAGGACTGGAATGGTGAGGAAGGGTGATAAGTATGAGATTTCGCCCAACGGACGTTTGTTTTTGCGCTTGCTCGAGATTATAACTGCCCTTGAGGAGGTGGAAGAATGATGTACGGTTTCCAGGAAGAGAGTGGCTTCCGGTTCAGACTGGCCGAATATCTGAAAGCTCTCACGGCGCTCCTGCTTATACTCTGGCTCTTTAAGGGGCCGCTGAAGCTTGAAGCATACAACGACTACATGGTGTATGCGATAATAGCGCTCATCTTTGTCTTCGAGCTCCTGAGCGTCGGGAAGTGGTTTGGGGTAACGATAAGCGGGGTCGTTTTTGCCCTCGCCAAGGCCTCCTTTTGGACGAGCGTATTCCTGTTCTTCGGGAAGTGGCTGGGGTTATCCAAGACCTTCACAGGTGAGAACGCCACCATAACCGCGGGCACGATGTTCGCCTACGCGGTCGTCCTCTCCATAGCCGGCCTTCTGCTGACCAAGTTCGACGAGAGGAGGCTTGAATGGAAGGTTGAAAGGAATGCTTACGAGTTCAACGGCGCCTCTTTCGGCGGGGTCAGGCTCAATGGAAGCGGCAAGGCCTACCCGGTGAAGTTCGGAAGGAAGCTCGTTGGCTGGGTCATCGACGGCGACCTCACCGTGGAGGCAGAGACGCCTATTGGGAAGGTCACGAGAAGGCTTCTCTCTCCGGTTGCAGTCTGGACTTCGGAGAAGATTGCCGAAAAGAAGACCTCGCCAGATCCTGGTTTCGTCAAGAGGGCAAACGAGCTGATAAACCCCGACAGGCTCTACCACCCCAAGGACAAGGCGAGCGTCGTTGATCTGGGGATTGTAAAGGTCTACGAGGGCAGCGGCTTCGAGTACGTGAAAGTGCCCTTTGTGGAGGTCATAAGCACTCCCGCGGGGGAGGAGGTGAAGATAGGGCCGATGAGGTTCCGCGAGGGCAGGGTTGGAAGGTTCGTGGAAGAAATGCTCACCATAAGGGAACTCACCAACGGCTTCCAGCTAACCAAGGCCGGCGATAGGCTGACCATCAAGACTGAGGAGTACACGATAGAGACCGACGGGAGAAAGGTAACGTACAGAAGCGGCGATGAAACCCTGAGCCTTGGAGAAACCGTCTCCCTCCGTTCGGGAGACATCTCCGTCACCGTCGGCAGGGGGAGGGCCAAGCTCAGGATAGAGGACGTGGTTATCTCCGCCCGCGATGGAACTGTGAAAATCCGCGTCGGGGAGAAGACCCACACGATTGAGAGCAGGGAAGCCTGCAGCCTCGTCCTCAGGAAGGCGAAGGAGATAGTAGAGGAGCAGGGCGTTGAAATGGTAGAAGGTCTCGGCATAGACCGCGGAAAGCTGAACGCGCGCGTCAGGGAGCTGATAGACGAGCTGATGAGGTATTTGGGGTGATGGCGGTGATCTTTGAAAACGTGAGGGAAGTTGAGATATCTGCCGTGAACGGCAGAGTGGAGATTGAAGGCTGGGAGAACGACCACGCGGAAGTAAGTTACACCGTACACGGGGAGGCAGAGGTGGAAGTCGAGCGGAAAGGGGGGAAGCTCATCGTCAGGGAGGAGCCGAAGAAGAAGTTCCTCAACCTCTTCGGGAAGAGCGGCTGGGCCGAGGTTAGGGTAAGGGTGCCAAGAAAAGTCGCCGTGAGAGCCTCTACAGTGAACGGGGAAATAAAGGCAAAAAACGTCTCCTTCGAGAAGGTCTCCACTGTGAACGGAAGGATAGAGCTTGAAGACTGTAATGCGGGGGAGATAAGCAACGTGAACGGGAGGGTGAGGGCGCATTTAGCGTTCGCGAAATCCCTGAAAGTGGGCAGTGTCAACGGGCCGATTGAGGTTGAGATAGAGGAGCTTGAGGGGAACGCGAAGATAAGCACGGTGAACGGGCATATCAGAGTGGGTCTCTCCGACTTCTGCGATGCGACCATAAAGGCGGGCCGCGTGAACGGGGCGGTAACCTTCGAGGGCATTGACCCCGAGAACCCCGTGATCGGCACCGGCGATTACGAGGTGAAGGTCTCCACGGTGAACGGCGACATAACTGTTGAGCTGGTTTAGCTTTCTTTTTCTGCTCACTTCTGCGCGGAAGGCGGAAGTGGACTGAGCGGTCTAGTGCAGTTGTAGTAAGGGGGTTAGGGAAGATGCTCGACGACTTGAGGTCACTCGGAAAAAACTTCTGGCTATTCGCGGTGGGGCGCTTTATTTCACAGCTCGGCTGGGCGGTTCAGGATGTTGCGTTGCCCCTCTATGTTCTCGACAAGACCCACAGCGGGGGCATGATGACCGCATTCATCCTCGCCGAGATGATCCCGGCCATGATAGTAATGCCCTTCGCCGGGGTCGTGGGCGACCGCTACAACAGAAAGAAGCTGATGGTTTGGTTCGATATCGCGAGGGGGATTCTCCTCTTCGGCGTCCTGGCCTTCAACCTTCTGGAGCTGAACCAGCTTATAGTCGTTCAGGTTGTAATGGCAGTCATGGGCACGTTCTTCGGCTCCGCCACAAGCGCGATGTTTCCGGATCTTGTGGAACCAGATGAGCTTGAGAGGGCCAACTCGGTGAACTCTTCCATGAACATACTGGCGAGGCTGGTGGGGCCGGCCCTCGGCGGCTTTATCTACGCAGTCGGCGGCATAAGGCTTGCCATACTAATCAACGCGGTCAGCTTCTTCGGCTCCGGCCTGTTTGAGGCCCTCATAAAGTACGAATGGAGGACAAAGGAGCTTGAGAGCTTCTCCCAGGTTGTAGACGATCTGCGGGAGGGGATCTCGTACCTGCTTTCGAACAGGTATCTGAGGACCCTCATGTTCTTTGCCCTGTTTATGATGGCTTTCGGACAGCCATTTGGAGCCGTTCTCATGCCCTACTCATTCAGGGAAGTCCTTAAGTTCTCCAGCTATCAGTTCGGTCTTCTTGAGAGCGCCTTCATGCTCGGCGCCCTCGCCGGGAACATGCTGATAGGGATGAAGTTTGGCAGAAAGGCTGGAATGTATCTCTTCCACGCGCTCCTCTTCGACGGCTTCATGATACTTCTCTTTACGTGGGCAATAAGCCCGCTCTCAGCTTTTGATCGGACGGGGGTGTTCCTCTTCCTGGCGACAATCAACGTGCTCTGGGGGGCGGTTGAGGCTTTCTTAAGCGTCCCCTTAAACTCAAAGATTCAGCGCGCCGTCCCTAGTGAGCTGAGGGGGAGGGTGTTCTCTGCCATGGCGGTGATGATGCACGTTTCCGGGCCCCTCGGCCTGGTTGCAGTTGGGCCTCTCCTCGACAGGTTCCCAGCATGGGGGGTGTCACTCGGCCTCTGGGCCGGAATGGGTGCCGTGGTCGCTTATTTCTGGATGAATCACAGGGAAACCCTTCTTGCGGATGTGGGGGGAGAAAAGAATGGGAACGCGGAGGTTACTTAACCTCCTTTACCTTCCCCTCCCTCTTCTCTATGACCCTTGCCATTATAAAGAGCAGGTCACTGAGCCTGTTGAGGTAGACGAGTGCGTTCTGGCCGAAGCCGTAGTCGAGGACGAGCCTTGCAACCTTCCTCTCCGCCCTTCTTGCAACGGTCCTGCAGATATCGAGCTTGGCGCTGGCTATGGTTGAGCCCGGCAGGACGAAAGCCCTCATCTGGAACTCTTCTTCATACTTATGAATAAGCTCCTCCATCCACTTTACCTCTTCTTCCCCTATCTTTGCGTACTTCCCCTTGCTCGCCAGCTCTGCCATTAGGTCGTAGAGCTGAACCTGGATCTTTTCGAGGATCCCAACCATCTCCTCTGGGACGTAGTGCTTTGCCTCGCCGATGAAGCTGTCCAGCTCGTCTATCGTTCCGTTCGCCTCCATAATCGGCGAGTACTTTGCAACGCGCTCCCCGGTGAAGAGGCCGGTCAAACCCTTATCTCCAGTTTTCGTGGTAATGGACATTTTGACCACCAATCTCGATGGGGCAAAAACCTTTATTGCCTTTTTGGATGGGTGGGTTTTTATACTCCCTCGACCGTCGCCCAATGGGGTGAGAGAAATGGAGATAAGAGAGTTTCAGGACATGATAAGGGAGATCTACTTTCACAAGGATTCGAAGCGCGGCGTTGAGAGGACGTTTCTCTGGTTCGTCGAGGAGATTGGTGAGCTGAGCGAGGCGATAAGGAAGCGCGATAGGGAATCGATGGAGGAGGAGTTTGCAGACGTTCTGGCCTGGCTTGCGAGCCTTGCTAACCTGCTTGGGATTGATCTTGAGGAGGCGGCGAAAAAGAAGTACCCCGGCGTCTGTCCATACTGCGGGAAGAAGCCCTGTGAGTGCGAGGAGAAGTGACTACTCGTAAACGTTCTCCCGCTTTCCAAATTTAATAATCAAAATCAACAACTCATCTTTTTCAAGCTCGTAAATTACCCTATATCCTCCCAGACGCACTCTGAACGTGTTTTTACGGCCTTTGAGCTTTTTAATATCAAATCTTTCCGAGGGAATTGGGTTGAACCTGAGTTCTTCAACAAACTCATAAAATCTTTGTTTGATGCTATCAGGAGCTTGTTTTAAGCTTTTTAGTACATTTCGATGAAGAATCACTCTGTAGGACATAAAAAGTCCCTCACAGTCCGAGCTCTTTCTTCGCTTCTTCCCATAAGATCCCACTCTTTCTGGCCTCTTCAGACAGCTTGTCAATCTCTTGGAGTTCGTCCTCGGTGACTTCTTCCTCCTCAAGCTCCTGAATTTTCAGCTTGAGAAGCTCTTTTTCGATCTCATCCAGCTTTTTTCTCATTAATTGAATGTCTCGGAGGATTAGGGAGATGTTCACACTATCGCTCATGTCCTCACCACTTGTCGTTCTGTTTCGGGAAACTTAAAGCTTACGAGTCTTTTCGACCATCATCTAAGCGAAAAGATTTTTATACTCCGGAGAGCACTATCCTATGCAGTAAACCGAGGTGGTGTGCATGCATGAACTTGTGGAGTTCGCCGTTGAGAAGGCCCTCGAACTGGGGGCGGATTATGGGGAAGCGCGCTTCGAGGAGAAGAACGGCACTTCCCTGGCAATGAAAAACGGAAACCCCGAGGGGCTCTCGATAGAGGCAGACAAGGGGATTGGCATCAGGGTTCTCGTAAACGGTGGAATGGGCTTCGCCTCAACCAACGTTCTAACTAGGGAAAGCGTGGCCGAGGCGGTGAAGAAGGCCGTAAAGCTCGCTAAGGCCGCATCGAAGGTAAGGAACGAGCCGATACGCTTCAGCGAGGAGGACTTTCACGAAGTTTACTATGAGGTTAAGATGAGGAAGGACTTCCGCGGCGTTTCTCCGGAGGAGAAGCTTGAACTCCTGAAGAAAATCGAGGAGGAGGTAAAGGCTACCGGCGTAAACGTCCCGATGCGCTATCTAATGTACTCTGACCAGGTGTGGCACAAGATCTTCATGAACAGCGATGGGGCTTTGGTTGAGAGCGTTATTCCGCGCGTCTCAACGGTCTACAACCTCGTCGTCTTCGAGAACGGCCAGATGGAGCAGGCTCCATTCGTCCAGAGGGCCTTTGCCGGCGGGCTGGAACTTCTCGAGAGGGACGAACCCTGGAAGTGGGCTGTCAAGGATGTTCAGGCACTCAAGAGGCTTATCCAAGAGGGGCAGAAGGCACCCGAGGGGAAGGTTGACCTCGTGATAAGCCCCGAGGTCGCTGGAATAGCAGTACACGAGAGCGTCGGGCACCCCTACGAGTCAGACAGGATATTCGGAAGGGAGGCGGCCCAGGCGGGAGAGAGCTTCGTAAAGCCGGACATGCTCGGCGAGAGGATTGGAAGCGACGTCGTTACCGTCATTGAAGACCCAACGATACCGAACAGCTGGGGCTTCTATCTCTACGACGACGAGGGCGTTAAAGCCCGTCCGAGGTACCTAATAAGGAACGGAATCATCACCGAGTTTCTCACCAACAGAGAGTACGCCTACAAGCTCGGGCAGCGCTCAAACGCGGCCGCTAGGGCCATCAACTACAACCGCGAGCCGATAGTGAGGATGGCGAACACCTACCTAGCTCCAGGCGATCACTCCTTCGAGGAGCTGATTGAAGATATTAAGCTCGGCGTCTACATGGTGAGCTTCAACGAGTGGAACATAGACGATAGAAGATACCAGCAGAGGTACATAGGCAGAGAGGCTTATCTCATCGAGAACGGCGAGATAAAGCACCCTGTCAGGAGGCCCATCCTCGAGATAACGACGAGGGCTTTATGGAGCAGCGTCGATGCCGTTGGCAAGGATGTCGAGTTCTATCCAGGAACCTGCGGAAAGGGCGAGCCAGGACAGGGCGTTCCAGTCTGGATGGGCGGTGCCCACGCGAGACTACGCGATATTCCGCTTAGGAGGCCGTGAGGTGGTGGAGATGTTCGACGTTAACGAGTTCATCCTCAAGAAGGCGAAGGAACTCGGCTTCGGTGACGTGGTTGTCCTGAGCTACGAAACAAACCGGAGGCAGGTCCGCTTCGCCAACAACGAAATAACCATCGCCAAGAACTGGCACGAGAGGAAGGTCGAGCTCTTCGTGGAGCTGGAGAAGCGCGTTGCAGGAACGACGATAACCGAGCTGAGCGAGGAGAACATCGAGCGGACACTCAAAACGCTCCTCTCCAACATGAAGGGCATGGCCCCGAAGGAGGACTACTACGGCAT encodes the following:
- a CDS encoding MMPL family transporter, which produces MAWNEWIVKHAKAIVAVWIIAVLLSIPLASRLHDVTNYSMDQFLPNDVESVKVQHTLEREFPSFSQSTNQTYMIVTGIDVNDPRAREAYERLKGKAETYGSNFTSYYDAVDLLRNKSDEVALNVTLIAANLTSSLYNTTVEMNETYGTILRNMSDLAASISDTKEAIQETAKVYLELRENLTEAYGKMIELQNAINQTSGAYVELSYNLTQLQAQMIELSSALNQTAQVYSELMENLTLLYGKMANLSTAINSTDAAYVVLHENLSRTSETLKALNATIWEINRGLYALNETYGRAYAGTVGVYRALTTAGVYSSGSLDPTTAEAVANATGTSVEFVYAVFNATSQIYSHYGSAGVTDGALANVTSGIVLSTLSDPGERKLAEAYAYAFYLAVEGFDRTHGSPYAVQELPEDLLPRVSSQLATAALENTPEVIAASGESMTVPGFGEINSETLSLLVNVSISLGPNPTPKAVEEETAEFAMEYLSKTQPDSPLLKLPDPKAVLTGLLRKGPTKDLERTLLEEGLMEEVGNEAKSIAPIVVNATMTYDPNAEGILTSNGALLENATIEATAAILKEENVPTDKSLLREVYESGGDEARISEVAKAVLRKAVAEELAEKGTENPEGMAGIIVDTAASNPGISTSAEELEDATIEIIKGILTQRGVFLNEKYLRELYEGKNPETVTREVLAEEVSKRLEGKVKDPAKLANVIVNVAEGIAKNETSLEEATIEAAEKAFAEEGVVIDEKYLREIYESGGDAEKLERVTREILLSGLIEKLEEKGIGDSEKTAEEILNAALSNPQGLARGEGIENATVEVVVSLAGNVDLPGNWTIEEVVERLYEGSSPGEIARALFLEGVEEEMKERNLPKDVKGKVIEIAESVASEYPIDESRTEALVREKALEIISENLKDNPVTEDLDAGLVIDISMKHLDDPDSITEDEVKPLSDDLYSKLYENARDYIEMLKSKDNRTMLILFTPKGGEGISDLEKASKAQYESSLKVKELALKEFGKDFKEVEAYVTGTPIQTYEAIKYGKEDNDKTTKFSVAGALLVLLILMGVALLATLLPFTGVATSTLTALGMLYLLARGDILDVGSWAQMLTVTTALGLGIDYSTYYLHRFKEYLAEGYDHDGAASEALKRAKDAVLASASTDIIAFASFVLAWEFPIFKTMGVIAPLAVIIVLLASLTFIPAITVLIGDKPIFWWPRHIEHHIGNVDLHERSRIAEWAVKHAKVVTIIALLIAVPAAYNFTNFHGTHDVKLFIPKDSETYHFLDLSDKTVGAGVSSPTYVVLDLGHRISADDLAEINSIAEKIAGVKGVQHVYTFTMPYGKAINTSDIETLKSLGGDRYLSEKENKVLIQVVGKYSATDERSKEMVREIRDIVKGEKDSGSIAGEMVGGNTALALDLSNLINDVFWHRIFPVALLLMFLSLIPTLRGLPAVIATMGTIATGVLLSITISSWLFERVFGQQVMWFLPLMVFIVLMGVGIDYNSFYLVKARDEFERRKPEDALIVAAGTMDTLVVGLAAVLTATYGSLMTGATWGIREIGFALALGVLLTATLAVYFIGPATMALFGEKAWWPLHRVEKKE
- a CDS encoding ArsR/SmtB family transcription factor, whose product is MDDLKAQLEELKKRLEVLEENIDPVDEVMLSIKARLKKRLEGGVLPEIDEEKAAKTLKALANPDRIRILKMLAERPMGFKEMKEILGVESPTVSHHLKLLVRTGMVRKGDKYEISPNGRLFLRLLEIITALEEVEE
- a CDS encoding PadR family transcriptional regulator, with the translated sequence MSEDVERRIIKGLFTVPLKDIILVIVGLKGEAHGYEILKELEKLAIGLWKPSHSNLYTILNKMVEEGLLEPREEYRGKVRRVKYSLTPKGLEYLKVSNDLALRVLYTAVNYHEALKRKLDTLGEKREMDKEAVREYLELLKSIRDILDEEIKTIEEKLS
- a CDS encoding AEC family transporter translates to MNIYEMLAVIAVGCVLKWLVRDERPFQWLNVFSTRILLTLFVFGNVASKDLGYLLSIRLVFIYVVLIITLSLGMSYIYARSFVKDDNWRGALMILSTYPNTAAMGFPIASLFLDDITPAILYSTTNSLIVLPLATFIAAHYSSGRASVKNSLVRALKFPPTAANLLALALVLAGVRLPAWLLNPVKEVGWWSIPLLLVYFGSIIDLREFRLRHLVEVGLFRNVLPFIFVFLTLKGAGDVYYAVLVESAMPPAIMANVILAHYKLKAEEGIGVTVVLTLITLVFFTTLRAIGF